Sequence from the Thermocoleostomius sinensis A174 genome:
TTTTTTAGAGGTGCAGTCTGGATCGATCCAAGCAATTTTCGGCGTTACAGTTTTGTTACGCTGTAGAATACTTTTAGAAAAACTGTAAAGCTGCTGAGTAACCGCCACTTTGGCTAAAGCCAACAGTTGTCTGACGCTTAATAGTTATTAAGGTTGCCTGTATGGGCTGCTTTAATAAAACGTTACTTTGTACTATCGATCTCTTCTGCTCAAGTCATGGCTCAACTTTCTGAAACTCCAGATGTCCCTGATCTAGGGCGTCGTCAATTTATGAATTTATTGACCTTTGGAGCAGTGACGGGAACTGTTCTAGGGGCCTTATATCCGGTTGTAAAATACTTCATTCCTCCATCTAGTGGTGGTTCTGGTGGCGGCACGGTGGCCAAAGACGCACTGGGAAATGATGTGCTTGCAGCCAACTTTTTGGCAGAACACAAGCCCGGTGATCGAGTGCTGGCACAGGGACTTAAAGGAGACCCAACTTACATTGTGGTAGAAGGACCCGATGCAATTGCTGATTATGGCATCAACGCGGTTTGCACCCACTTGGGCTGCGTGGTGCCTTGGAACGGTGGTGAAGGTAAGTTTATTTGCCCGTGTCACGGCTCGCAATACAACAGCGAAGGCAAAGTTGTTCGAGGTCCTGCTCCTCTCTCTTTGGCCCTAGTTCATGCCAATGTTGACGACAATGGCAAGGTCGTCTTTAGCCAGTGGACTGAAACCGACTTCCGCACAGGCGAAGATCCTTGGTGGGCATAACAAGCAGTCCAAACGATGAACGATCTGAATAGCGTGCCGTTACACCCGAACCCCTAACTTTAAGCTGAAAGCTGGAATTTGAATTTCTCGCATCCTTTGTCACTGAACACTTGTCACCCATGAAATCAACGTTTTGGATATCGCTGTCGCTAAGAGGAGCCAAGGCTGTCTTTAAAGGCGCTTTGGTGATGTTTGTGGCTATTGCTTTGTTGTTGGGAAGTGATGTGATTCGCCCACAGGCAGCCGCTGCCTACCCCTTCTGGGCCCAGCAGAACTATGAAACACCCCGTGAAGCCACTGGCCGGATTGTTTGTGCCAACTGCCACCTTGCTGCAAAGCCCGTCGAAATTGAAGTTCCTCAATCTGTTTTGCCAGATAAGGTGTTTAAAGCTGTTGTCAAAATTCCCTACGATACCAATGTTCAACAGGTGTTGAGCACGGGTGAAAAAGGCCCGCTGAATGTTGGCGCCGTGCTGATGTTGCCCGATGGTTTTAAAATTGCACCAGACGATCGCATTCCTGAAGACATGAAAGAAGAGGTTGGTCCTTCCTATCTGTTCCAACCCTACGCAGAAGGCAAAGAAAATATTGTATTGGTGGGACCTTTACCTGGCGATCAATATCAAGAGATTGTTTTCCCGGTGCTCTCTCCTGACCCCAACACGGATAAAGGTATTTACTTTGGAAAATACCAAATTCATTTGGGCGGTAATCGTGGACGTGGTCAAGTCTATCCTACGGGTGAAAAGAGCAACAATGCCGTTTATAACGCTTCAGCAGCGGGAACCATCACCCAGATTGCCAAAGCCGATGATGGCAGCTATGAAGTCACTATTCAATCCGAAAATGGAGATGTGGTGGTAGACAAGATCCCGGCAGGACCAGATCTGATTGTGTCAGAAGGAGAAGAAGTTGCTGCTGGAACTGCTCTGACCAACAACCCGAATGTAGGTGGCTTTGGTCAACGAGATACTGAGATTGTGTTGCAAAGCCCGAATCGAATCAAAGGGTTGATTGCCTTCTTGGCAGCCGTAACACTGTCACAAATCATGCTGATTCTGAAGAAGAAGCAGGTCGAAAAGGTACAAGCTGCTGAGATGAGCTTCTAGCTACCGTTAGATCAATCACCGTTAGATCAAATTAAATCGATTAATGAGGGGTTTTGCATAGCAAGCCCCTTTTTGGTTGCAATCACAACCTAAGACGGCTTGCAATTGCCGGCATACTTGAGGCAGCATAAGGACTCTAGACCTGGTTAGTAAATTGGAGCCACCGCAGCAGGAAAAGTTAAGGGCAGATTATATCGAATAAATGAGATTTATATTTATCAGAATTTGAATTGGCTCAATTTATCGCTAGGCTATTTTCATAAGAACACTCAGCAGAGCTTGATGTTCTGCCTTGAGCGTTTGAAGTCACTGCATCCCAGGCTTGAGGACGAAGCTGGCTTGCAATCCACTGTGAAGGGATTTATTGCGATCGCTGCCCCGTCGTCATTGAGGTTAAAGCCGTGAACAAATTACAAGAGCGTTTCGATGAAGGATGGTCAGTGCAAATCTATGACGGTAATCGTCATTTGCGTTGTTCTCTCTCTGCTTCTCACATGCGGGTGTTCCTAGCAGGTTTGGTGGTGGGGTTCATATTGGCTTTAGTTGGATTAAGCCATAGCCCCCGTGCACAGTCTTCACAGGTATCTCCGTCATTTTCACCCCCTATAGAGTCTCCACTGAGCCTAAATTAGCGTGTCATTTTTTGAGCGTGTGGATGGTTAAGTAGTTAAACACTTAGATAGCGTCTTAGATAGCTCTCAACCGTTTCCATCTGAAGCCCAAATGTTGTCTGAAGCCGATCGATCTCAGCGGGAGAGCAGAAAAACTCATTCGCTAGCAGAGTTCGCAGAGTTCCCAAGGATTTCTGCGCCTCTGGGTTCAGCAGTCCCAAAACTGTGCGAACACCATCTAACACCAGCAGCGGGGGATTGATGACGATCGGATCGCGATTAAAAATGCGTCCAAAGATTTGCGGGATTTGCGATCGTTCTAAAACTTCTGGGCCGCCCACTGCAAAAATTTGACGGCTAGCATCTGGATTGCTAGCAGATTCCGCCGCAATTTTGGCTAGGTCGTCTGTACTGACGATCGACGTGCGAATTTTGGGGTCGCCAATCTGTAGATAAATTCCGGTTTGGCGAAAGCGCTCTGCCAGTGGCAATAAGTTAGACGCAAATCCAGAGGGGCGTAAGATTGTATAGTTTAATCCACTCGCCTGCAAATACTGTTCAACGGCCCACTTCGCCTTAAACACAGGCGCATCTTCATAACCTCGATCGACCCCTAGCACTGAAACGAACGTGATATGCTGTACCCCAGCTATCTTTGCCGCATCAATCAAGTCAATGTTGGCGCGATAATCGATGGCTTGAGGGCTACCTGTAGAGGCATTAGAACCGTGCGTACTGATGATATAGTCAACCCCTTGACACGCTTTTTGAATATCGCGCTCTTGTCGTAAATCACCAATAAATATTTCGGCTCCGCGTTGCTCTAGCTCGCCGTACCGCGAGGTCAATTGCACAAACGCCCGCACAGGTAGCTCTTGTTCGCGTAGCCGCCGTACCACTCGACGACCTAAATCACCCGATGCGCCAGTTACTAAATACATGCAATCGTTCTCCTTAAGGGACTGTTTGTAAGTTGCTGGACACGCGAGGTGCCACTGTCTGACAGCAGTGGAGGAATCCTGCTTCGCCCTCATCCCCAAACCTGCTCCCACGTGTGAAAGCAGGGAGCCGAACCTGCTTCGCTAGCTTCCTCCTCTCCTAGGTTGAGGAGTGAAAGGTCGGGGAGGTGGGGTCCAGATAGTTGCCCATCGCGTTGTTACTTCTTTTTGTTATTTTTTCTGCGCTGTGTCCGTTGCTCCCAGCGAAATAAACTCACCATTAGCACAACAATTCCAACCTGAAGAGCCAAATTAGGCAACGCAGTTTCTGCACTCGCTCGTCCCGCCAAGAGTTGCGTAAGAAAGATAAATGCCCCAATGCAACCCGAAGCTCCGCAGGCGAGATAGACAAACTGGCGCAGCCCTCGGTAAGGTGATTTTAGCTCGGCAAGCAGTTGGGCGCGTGTTTCAGGATCAAGGGTTTGAGACGATCGGGGGGGTAGGTCAGTCATATCAACGCAGAATGGCTCTCCTTGATCCTAAAGCACAATCGTTCTTCTATGAGCCAAGCAGGGTTTATTCTTACAACGGCAGTATTTTTACCACAAACCACGTTTGCCATTGGGATGAATAGTTGCCCAGTTGGTGCGGGCTAGAGCCAGTTGTTCATCAGACACCTTTGCACCAGTTAAATCAGCTCCGCAGAGATTGGCCCCACGCAGATTGGTATTACTGAGATGGGCATAGCTTAAGTTTGCACCGCGTAAATCGGCTCCAGCTAAATCGGCATGGTTGAGGTAAGCCCGTGCTAAATTAGCATTTTTCAAAATCGCTTGGCTGAGGCTAGCGCGACCGAAGTCAGCATTAAACAAATTTGCGCCTTGCAGATTGACCCGATGTAATTTGGATTGATGAAAATTGCCATTCGATAAGTCAACTCGCTGTAAATTCAGTGTGCTCAGGTCTTGGCTGGTGAAATCTCGTCGCCCTTTAGCATAGGCAGCAATTACCTCATCGA
This genomic interval carries:
- a CDS encoding SDR family oxidoreductase, yielding MYLVTGASGDLGRRVVRRLREQELPVRAFVQLTSRYGELEQRGAEIFIGDLRQERDIQKACQGVDYIISTHGSNASTGSPQAIDYRANIDLIDAAKIAGVQHITFVSVLGVDRGYEDAPVFKAKWAVEQYLQASGLNYTILRPSGFASNLLPLAERFRQTGIYLQIGDPKIRTSIVSTDDLAKIAAESASNPDASRQIFAVGGPEVLERSQIPQIFGRIFNRDPIVINPPLLVLDGVRTVLGLLNPEAQKSLGTLRTLLANEFFCSPAEIDRLQTTFGLQMETVESYLRRYLSV
- the petA gene encoding cytochrome f; this translates as MKSTFWISLSLRGAKAVFKGALVMFVAIALLLGSDVIRPQAAAAYPFWAQQNYETPREATGRIVCANCHLAAKPVEIEVPQSVLPDKVFKAVVKIPYDTNVQQVLSTGEKGPLNVGAVLMLPDGFKIAPDDRIPEDMKEEVGPSYLFQPYAEGKENIVLVGPLPGDQYQEIVFPVLSPDPNTDKGIYFGKYQIHLGGNRGRGQVYPTGEKSNNAVYNASAAGTITQIAKADDGSYEVTIQSENGDVVVDKIPAGPDLIVSEGEEVAAGTALTNNPNVGGFGQRDTEIVLQSPNRIKGLIAFLAAVTLSQIMLILKKKQVEKVQAAEMSF
- a CDS encoding DUF3493 domain-containing protein, whose translation is MTDLPPRSSQTLDPETRAQLLAELKSPYRGLRQFVYLACGASGCIGAFIFLTQLLAGRASAETALPNLALQVGIVVLMVSLFRWEQRTQRRKNNKKK
- the petC gene encoding cytochrome b6-f complex iron-sulfur subunit, encoding MAQLSETPDVPDLGRRQFMNLLTFGAVTGTVLGALYPVVKYFIPPSSGGSGGGTVAKDALGNDVLAANFLAEHKPGDRVLAQGLKGDPTYIVVEGPDAIADYGINAVCTHLGCVVPWNGGEGKFICPCHGSQYNSEGKVVRGPAPLSLALVHANVDDNGKVVFSQWTETDFRTGEDPWWA